From the genome of Niallia sp. FSL W8-0635, one region includes:
- a CDS encoding heavy metal translocating P-type ATPase, which translates to MSDQQGKLSEQEMKAYRVQGFTCTNCAAKFENNVKNLSGVQDAKVNFGASKVYVQGNTTIEELEKAGAFENLKIRDEKEQQVEREPFWKQKENIKVYISAILLVISWFIGEQFGEEHILTNIGYAASIVIGGYSLFLKGLKNLVRLNFDMNTLMTIAIIGAAIIGEWGEGATVVILFAISEALERYSMDKARQSIESLMDIAPKEALIRRGNEEMIIHVNDIQVGDIMIVKPGQKLAMDGTVVKGTSTLNQAAITGESVPVTKTIDDEVFAGTLNEEGLLEVRVTKRVEDTTLSKIIHLVEEAQAERAPSQAFVDKFAKYYTPAIVILAVLIAVIPPLFGGDWSEWIYQGLAVLVVGCPCALVVSTPVSIVTAIGNAAKNGVLIKGGIHLEETGHLKAIAFDKTGTLTKGVPAVTDLVTFNGNKEQLLKVTAAIEKGSQHPLASAILRKAEETGLNINEVIVEDFQSITGKGVKARVSNEMYYVGSPNLFQELHGKIESSTEEHITRMQTEGKTVMVLGTNQEILSLIAVADEIRESSREVIDKLNKYGIETVMLTGDNERTALAIGKQVGVSDIKADLLPEDKLNYIKELRGKHQSVAMVGDGVNDAPALAASTVGVAMGGAGTDTALETADIALMSDDLSKLPYTIKLSRKALTIIKQNITFSLAIKLLALVLVIPGWLTLWIAIFADMGATLLVTLNSLRLLKVKN; encoded by the coding sequence ATGTCTGATCAGCAAGGAAAACTATCCGAACAAGAAATGAAAGCATATCGTGTTCAAGGATTCACTTGTACGAACTGTGCAGCCAAATTTGAAAACAATGTTAAAAATCTTTCTGGAGTACAGGATGCAAAAGTAAATTTTGGAGCATCTAAGGTTTATGTTCAAGGAAACACAACCATTGAAGAATTAGAAAAAGCCGGAGCTTTTGAGAATCTAAAAATTCGTGATGAAAAAGAACAACAAGTGGAACGAGAACCCTTTTGGAAACAAAAAGAAAACATTAAAGTGTATATTTCCGCCATATTACTAGTTATAAGTTGGTTTATAGGAGAGCAATTTGGAGAAGAACATATTCTTACGAATATTGGCTATGCAGCATCTATTGTTATTGGAGGATATTCTTTATTCTTAAAAGGGCTAAAAAATCTTGTTCGGCTAAATTTTGATATGAATACACTGATGACCATTGCGATAATAGGTGCTGCTATTATTGGTGAATGGGGTGAAGGCGCAACAGTTGTTATTTTATTTGCAATTAGTGAAGCATTAGAGCGCTATTCAATGGATAAAGCACGTCAATCTATTGAATCACTAATGGATATCGCTCCAAAAGAAGCGTTAATTCGTCGTGGAAATGAAGAGATGATAATTCATGTAAATGATATACAAGTTGGAGACATCATGATTGTTAAGCCTGGACAAAAACTAGCGATGGATGGGACAGTTGTCAAAGGAACATCTACACTGAATCAGGCAGCCATTACAGGTGAAAGTGTTCCTGTGACAAAAACTATTGACGATGAGGTTTTTGCAGGAACATTAAATGAAGAAGGACTACTTGAAGTAAGAGTAACGAAACGAGTAGAAGACACGACATTATCTAAAATTATTCACCTTGTTGAAGAAGCACAAGCTGAACGAGCACCTTCTCAAGCGTTTGTTGATAAATTTGCCAAATACTATACACCTGCAATTGTTATTCTGGCAGTTTTAATAGCAGTAATTCCTCCGTTGTTTGGTGGTGATTGGAGTGAATGGATTTATCAAGGTTTGGCTGTACTAGTTGTCGGTTGTCCTTGTGCATTAGTTGTTTCTACTCCTGTTTCCATCGTAACTGCTATAGGGAATGCTGCAAAAAATGGCGTTCTAATAAAAGGTGGAATTCATTTAGAAGAAACAGGACACTTAAAAGCAATTGCATTTGATAAAACAGGAACTTTAACTAAAGGTGTTCCAGCTGTTACGGATTTAGTTACTTTTAACGGAAATAAAGAACAATTATTAAAAGTTACAGCAGCTATTGAAAAAGGTTCACAGCATCCCCTTGCTTCCGCCATTTTAAGAAAAGCAGAAGAAACAGGATTGAATATAAATGAAGTGATTGTAGAAGATTTTCAATCCATTACAGGTAAGGGTGTAAAAGCAAGAGTTAGTAATGAAATGTACTATGTTGGAAGCCCTAACCTATTCCAAGAATTACATGGCAAGATTGAAAGTTCCACTGAAGAACATATTACCCGTATGCAAACTGAGGGTAAAACTGTTATGGTTCTAGGAACAAATCAAGAGATCCTTTCATTAATTGCTGTAGCTGATGAAATTAGAGAATCTTCCAGAGAAGTAATAGACAAGTTAAACAAATACGGAATTGAAACAGTTATGCTAACTGGTGATAATGAAAGGACTGCGTTAGCCATTGGAAAACAAGTTGGTGTTTCGGATATTAAAGCTGATTTGCTTCCAGAGGATAAACTAAATTATATTAAAGAACTTCGTGGCAAACATCAAAGTGTTGCAATGGTTGGAGACGGTGTAAACGATGCGCCAGCACTAGCAGCTTCAACAGTAGGTGTGGCTATGGGAGGTGCTGGAACTGATACAGCACTAGAAACAGCAGATATTGCTCTAATGTCTGATGATTTAAGTAAATTACCGTATACGATTAAATTAAGCCGCAAAGCTTTAACCATTATCAAGCAAAACATTACTTTCTCTTTGGCTATAAAATTATTAGCTTTAGTCTTAGTAATTCCTGGCTGGTTAACATTATGGATAGCCATATTTGCTGATATGGGAGCAACCCTTTTGGTAACATTAAATAGTTTAAGGTTATTAAAGGTAAAGAATTAA